From Cyanobium sp. Tous-M-B4, the proteins below share one genomic window:
- a CDS encoding ABC transporter ATP-binding protein, with protein sequence MTTAASSPAFLEFRDVGQVFQTRRGPFEALRDINLQVRQGEFLCVIGHSGCGKSTLLNMVSGFLQPSHGSVTLHGKPITGPGPDRMVVFQNYSLLPWLTVWQNVEMAVKAARPELAAGSRREVVTHHLEMVGLMEAHTKRPGQISGGMRQRVAIARALAVSPAVLVLDEPFGALDAITKEELQEELLAIWREQKPTVLMITHDIDEALFLADRVVMMTNGPAAGIGEILEVPFERPRRYEAIQDDPRYGQLRNHALDFLYRRFAHDVD encoded by the coding sequence ATGACCACCGCTGCCTCTAGCCCTGCCTTCCTCGAGTTTCGGGACGTAGGCCAGGTGTTCCAGACTCGGCGCGGGCCATTTGAGGCCCTGCGTGACATCAATCTCCAGGTACGTCAGGGGGAATTCCTCTGTGTGATCGGCCACTCCGGTTGCGGCAAGAGCACCCTGCTCAACATGGTGTCTGGCTTTCTGCAGCCCAGCCACGGTTCGGTGACGCTGCACGGCAAGCCGATCACAGGGCCCGGCCCCGACCGGATGGTGGTGTTTCAGAACTACTCCCTGCTGCCCTGGCTCACGGTGTGGCAAAACGTGGAGATGGCCGTCAAAGCGGCCCGGCCCGAACTGGCTGCCGGCAGCCGGCGCGAGGTTGTGACTCACCACCTAGAGATGGTGGGCCTGATGGAGGCGCACACCAAACGACCTGGGCAGATTTCGGGGGGCATGCGCCAGCGGGTGGCGATCGCCCGCGCCCTAGCCGTGTCACCAGCGGTGCTGGTGCTGGATGAACCATTCGGTGCCCTTGATGCCATCACCAAGGAGGAGCTCCAAGAAGAGCTGCTGGCGATCTGGCGCGAGCAGAAACCCACCGTGCTGATGATCACCCACGACATCGACGAGGCCCTGTTTCTGGCCGATCGGGTCGTGATGATGACCAACGGCCCTGCCGCCGGCATCGGCGAAATTCTCGAGGTGCCCTTTGAGCGGCCCCGTCGCTACGAAGCCATCCAAGACGACCCCCGCTACGGCCAGCTGCGCAACCACGCCCTCGATTTTCTATATCGCCGCTTCGCCCACGACGTGGATTAG
- a CDS encoding CmpA/NrtA family ABC transporter substrate-binding protein has protein sequence MSNLSRRKFLITAAGSAAGAIWLAACGSPNKKSENQPTSQTGGADAPELKTATLGFIALTDAAPLIIALEKGLFAKHGMPEVKVVKQTSWAATRDNLELGSSRGGIDGAHILSPMPLLLTAGTITKTKQPLPMYTLARLNLQGQGLSVSKDYLANKLSIDNKEGLAKATQQASAKGKKFKAAVTFPGGTHDLWMRYWLSANGIDPNKDADLVVVPPPQMVANMQTGTMDTFCVGEPWNQRLVNKKLGYTAAVTGELWKNHPEKAFSMRADWVDKNPKAAKALLMAVQEAQIWCEDPANLDELSEITAKDKYFKANVADIKPRLAGDIDYGDGRVVKNSPLRMRFWSENASFPFKSHDQWFVTEDMRWGYLPSDTDIDALVNKVNRADLWKEAATAIGQEKAIPSSDSRGKETFFDGVVFDPENPKAYLNALAIKAMK, from the coding sequence ATGTCCAACCTTTCGCGCCGCAAGTTTCTGATCACCGCCGCCGGTTCGGCAGCTGGAGCCATCTGGCTAGCTGCCTGTGGCAGCCCCAACAAAAAATCTGAAAATCAACCAACAAGTCAGACCGGCGGTGCTGATGCGCCTGAGCTGAAGACTGCCACCTTGGGCTTCATCGCCCTCACCGACGCCGCGCCCCTGATCATTGCCCTGGAGAAGGGTTTGTTCGCCAAGCACGGCATGCCCGAGGTGAAGGTGGTGAAGCAAACCTCCTGGGCCGCCACCCGCGACAACCTGGAGCTAGGCAGCAGCCGCGGCGGCATTGATGGCGCCCACATCCTTTCGCCAATGCCGCTGCTGCTAACTGCCGGCACGATCACCAAGACCAAACAGCCCCTGCCGATGTACACCCTGGCGCGGCTCAACCTGCAGGGCCAGGGGCTGTCGGTGTCGAAGGACTACCTGGCTAACAAGCTCAGCATCGACAACAAAGAGGGCCTTGCAAAAGCAACGCAACAGGCCAGCGCTAAGGGCAAGAAGTTCAAGGCGGCCGTTACCTTCCCCGGCGGCACCCACGACCTATGGATGCGCTACTGGCTCTCCGCCAATGGCATCGATCCCAATAAGGATGCCGACCTGGTAGTGGTGCCACCCCCCCAGATGGTGGCGAACATGCAGACCGGCACCATGGACACCTTCTGCGTTGGTGAACCTTGGAATCAGCGCCTGGTCAATAAGAAGCTGGGTTACACCGCCGCCGTCACCGGCGAACTCTGGAAAAACCACCCCGAGAAAGCCTTCTCGATGCGCGCCGACTGGGTTGATAAAAATCCCAAGGCCGCCAAAGCCCTGCTGATGGCCGTTCAGGAGGCTCAGATCTGGTGTGAAGACCCAGCAAACCTTGATGAGCTCTCTGAAATCACTGCCAAGGACAAATACTTCAAAGCCAACGTGGCAGACATTAAACCCCGTCTGGCCGGCGACATCGACTACGGCGATGGCCGCGTAGTTAAAAACAGCCCCCTAAGAATGCGCTTCTGGAGCGAAAACGCCTCCTTCCCCTTCAAGAGCCACGACCAGTGGTTCGTTACCGAAGATATGCGCTGGGGCTACCTACCCTCGGACACCGATATCGATGCCTTGGTGAACAAGGTGAACCGGGCTGATCTCTGGAAGGAGGCTGCCACTGCAATCGGTCAAGAAAAGGCCATTCCCAGCAGCGATTCGCGCGGCAAGGAAACCTTCTTCGACGGTGTGGTGTTCGACCCGGAAAATCCCAAGGCCTACCTAAACGCCCTGGCAATCAAGGCGATGAAGTGA
- a CDS encoding ferredoxin--nitrite reductase has translation MTSPTISAASQPELSKIEQAKVEPCGLELAPRLEELGRQGWESLDEATLTIRLKWLGIFFRPVTPGRFMVRLRLPNGVISADQLELLAEAIDRCGDQGSADITTRQNLQLRGLLLEDMAPLLQALEAGGLTSLQSGHDNPRNITGNPLAGIDPEEIVDTRPLVEAIQAALLGPAGPRNLPRKFNVAVGGAPDSFLLHNDLAFLPAKHNGELGFTVLVGGFFSAQRNELAVPLGLWLRAEQLADFTLALLCHFERHGNRHQRNKSRLMYLIDQLGIDAYRAELVEVFAEPVLSHDGSHLVNRAPRSGLGVQAQKQEGLHWVGLHVPMGRLDAASMLELAALARTYGSGELRLTEAQNALIVDVPGDRLEALLAEPLLQRFRPDPSTLQAEAVSCTGNAYCSFALIPTKGVAQQVLEDLERRIELPEAVRMHWTGCPNACGQPYMGQIGLMGAKARKDGQMVEAAKIFLGGSMGAEPKLAELHEKGVPLSDLADVLELLLLEQFGARRREPAGS, from the coding sequence ATGACGAGCCCCACCATTTCTGCGGCCAGCCAGCCGGAGCTCAGCAAAATCGAGCAGGCCAAGGTCGAGCCATGTGGGCTGGAGCTGGCGCCTCGCCTCGAGGAGCTGGGCCGCCAGGGCTGGGAATCGCTCGACGAAGCCACGCTCACGATCCGGCTCAAGTGGCTGGGGATCTTCTTCCGTCCGGTGACCCCGGGGCGCTTCATGGTGCGGCTGCGGCTGCCCAACGGGGTGATCTCGGCCGACCAGCTGGAGCTGCTGGCCGAGGCGATCGATCGTTGTGGCGATCAGGGCAGTGCCGACATCACCACCCGCCAGAACCTGCAGCTGCGGGGCCTGCTGCTGGAGGACATGGCGCCCCTTTTGCAGGCCCTGGAGGCTGGGGGTCTGACCAGCCTCCAATCGGGTCACGACAACCCTCGCAACATCACCGGCAACCCGCTGGCGGGCATTGACCCGGAGGAGATCGTCGACACCCGCCCCCTAGTGGAGGCGATTCAGGCCGCCCTGTTGGGGCCGGCCGGTCCTCGCAACCTGCCGCGCAAATTCAATGTGGCCGTGGGGGGCGCTCCAGATAGCTTCCTGCTGCACAACGACTTGGCCTTCCTGCCGGCTAAGCACAACGGTGAGCTGGGTTTCACGGTGCTGGTGGGGGGCTTTTTCTCAGCCCAGCGCAACGAGTTGGCGGTGCCCCTGGGCCTGTGGCTGCGGGCTGAGCAGCTCGCCGACTTCACCCTGGCCTTGCTGTGCCATTTCGAGCGCCACGGCAACCGCCACCAGCGCAATAAGAGCCGGCTGATGTATCTGATCGACCAGCTCGGGATCGATGCTTACCGGGCTGAGCTGGTTGAAGTCTTTGCCGAACCCGTGCTCTCCCACGATGGCTCCCACCTGGTAAACCGGGCCCCCCGCTCGGGCCTGGGCGTGCAGGCCCAGAAGCAGGAGGGGCTCCACTGGGTGGGGCTGCACGTGCCGATGGGCCGGCTGGACGCAGCTTCGATGCTGGAGCTTGCAGCTTTGGCGCGCACCTATGGCAGCGGCGAGCTGCGTCTCACCGAGGCCCAGAACGCCTTGATCGTTGATGTGCCCGGCGATCGCCTCGAGGCCCTGTTGGCCGAACCCCTTCTCCAGCGCTTCCGCCCCGACCCCTCGACCCTGCAGGCCGAAGCGGTGAGCTGCACCGGCAACGCCTACTGCAGCTTCGCTTTGATCCCCACCAAGGGCGTGGCCCAGCAGGTGCTCGAAGATCTGGAGCGGCGCATCGAGTTGCCTGAGGCGGTGCGCATGCACTGGACCGGCTGCCCCAATGCCTGCGGCCAGCCCTACATGGGTCAGATCGGGCTGATGGGTGCGAAGGCCCGTAAGGATGGTCAGATGGTGGAGGCGGCCAAGATCTTTCTTGGCGGCTCCATGGGCGCCGAGCCCAAGCTGGCTGAGCTGCATGAAAAAGGCGTACCCCTCAGTGATCTTGCCGATGTGCTGGAGCTGCTGCTGCTGGAGCAATTTGGAGCCCGGCGCCGTGAGCCGGCGGGCTCCTGA
- the cobA gene encoding uroporphyrinogen-III C-methyltransferase gives MNAPAQLGTVYLVGAGPGDPELLTLKAHRLLRHCDALVYDSLVPQALLNLVPEGCELHFVGKRRGHHSVPQPSTNAVLVELASRHRLIVRLKGGDPFLFGRGGEEAAHLAAKGVPVQVVPGVTAGIAAPAYAGIPVTHRRAGSSVTFVTGHEEIDKGRPGVNWRGLAQTSDGLVIYMGLHNLRRIAEELMAGGLAADTPAAVIQQGTVRGQRQLVTVLGELADRAEEQDFASPSIVVLGEVVAQRVPVCAPEPADVEMPIPF, from the coding sequence ATGAATGCCCCAGCCCAGCTCGGCACGGTTTACCTGGTGGGGGCGGGTCCCGGTGATCCGGAGCTCCTCACCCTCAAGGCCCACCGGCTGCTGCGGCACTGCGACGCCCTCGTCTACGACTCCCTGGTGCCGCAGGCCCTTCTGAATCTGGTGCCCGAGGGCTGCGAGCTCCACTTTGTCGGCAAGCGCCGCGGTCACCATTCCGTGCCGCAGCCAAGCACCAATGCGGTGCTTGTGGAACTGGCCAGCCGCCATCGCCTGATCGTGCGGCTTAAGGGGGGTGATCCCTTTTTGTTTGGCCGCGGCGGTGAGGAGGCCGCCCACTTAGCTGCCAAGGGCGTGCCGGTGCAGGTGGTGCCAGGCGTAACCGCTGGCATCGCTGCTCCTGCCTATGCGGGCATTCCTGTTACCCACCGCCGCGCCGGCTCCAGCGTCACTTTTGTGACGGGCCACGAGGAAATCGATAAGGGCCGCCCAGGGGTGAACTGGCGCGGCCTGGCCCAGACCAGTGATGGCTTGGTGATCTACATGGGCCTGCATAACCTGCGCCGCATCGCCGAGGAGCTGATGGCGGGTGGCCTGGCGGCAGACACTCCGGCGGCGGTGATCCAGCAGGGCACCGTGCGCGGTCAGCGCCAGCTGGTGACCGTGCTGGGTGAGCTGGCCGACCGGGCTGAGGAGCAGGATTTTGCTTCGCCCTCAATCGTGGTGCTGGGCGAAGTGGTGGCCCAGCGGGTGCCGGTGTGTGCCCCCGAGCCCGCTGATGTGGAGATGCCGATCCCCTTCTGA
- a CDS encoding CbiX/SirB N-terminal domain-containing protein, with product MRSALPQRKPAQLPACGSPARWGWLQQLRNQPELDPEPWLLALENGSFSADQDLLAVLAERLDPPSQRRLLRWWRQQPDPDPGLPSQVLRHRDGASAAWLLQQLAPGPGALGQALPLSALPQAVALALLPLLGHQRQVAAWPVLLSWMRAPIATPLRRAALEGVARGLSVWPRHQLVAGLSALAGDIDPQLAAPAVDLLARLPGARRALVPLRHRELDPQVAERLGRRLSATPVQPLLLVVHGRAGGQLPAELVALAAELECRRGAPVRLQALSAAAPPAATELLQPGQVLGLVPLLLLPGGHVRHDLPAIVRHWSAFARVQHWPFLGAWPCWQAALAKELAGLAMQDARPLLLHHPLEGPLAARYLTTLERRTGAHCVATPYSAEHLAELKLTLAAPALAAPALALALAANRLTDQLAEQVGPPLLQRPGLRQLLLAELEALP from the coding sequence TTGAGATCTGCCCTGCCTCAGCGCAAGCCGGCCCAGCTGCCGGCTTGCGGCTCCCCGGCACGCTGGGGCTGGCTGCAACAGCTGCGCAACCAGCCCGAGCTGGATCCTGAACCCTGGCTGCTGGCGCTGGAAAACGGCAGCTTCAGCGCCGACCAGGACCTGCTTGCCGTGCTGGCGGAGCGGCTGGATCCGCCTTCCCAGCGGCGTTTGCTGCGTTGGTGGCGCCAGCAGCCCGATCCGGATCCCGGCCTGCCCAGCCAGGTACTGCGCCACCGGGATGGGGCAAGTGCCGCCTGGCTGCTGCAGCAATTGGCCCCCGGCCCTGGCGCTCTTGGCCAGGCCCTGCCCCTCTCGGCCCTGCCCCAAGCCGTCGCGCTAGCCCTCCTGCCCCTGCTGGGTCACCAGCGCCAGGTTGCGGCCTGGCCCGTGCTCCTGAGCTGGATGCGGGCCCCAATCGCCACCCCATTGCGGCGCGCCGCTCTCGAAGGGGTAGCCCGTGGTTTGTCGGTGTGGCCCCGGCACCAACTGGTGGCTGGCCTCAGCGCCCTGGCCGGCGACATCGATCCCCAGCTGGCTGCCCCGGCGGTGGATCTGCTGGCTCGCCTGCCCGGAGCCCGCCGCGCCCTTGTGCCCCTGCGGCACCGCGAGCTCGATCCCCAGGTGGCCGAGCGTCTCGGCCGCCGCCTCTCTGCTACGCCTGTCCAACCCCTGCTGCTGGTGGTGCACGGCCGCGCGGGCGGCCAGCTGCCTGCCGAGTTGGTGGCCCTGGCCGCCGAGCTGGAGTGCCGCCGTGGTGCGCCCGTGCGGCTACAGGCCCTTTCGGCTGCGGCGCCGCCGGCGGCGACCGAGCTGCTGCAGCCGGGTCAGGTTCTCGGCTTGGTGCCGCTGCTGCTGCTGCCCGGCGGCCATGTGCGCCACGATTTGCCGGCGATCGTGCGCCATTGGTCGGCTTTTGCCCGCGTGCAGCACTGGCCCTTCCTGGGGGCCTGGCCCTGCTGGCAGGCCGCCCTCGCTAAGGAGCTGGCCGGATTGGCTATGCAGGATGCCCGGCCCTTACTGCTGCATCACCCCCTGGAGGGTCCCCTGGCAGCGCGTTATCTCACCACTTTGGAGCGGCGCACCGGCGCCCACTGCGTCGCCACTCCATACAGTGCAGAGCACCTCGCGGAGCTGAAGCTGACCCTTGCTGCTCCAGCCCTGGCCGCTCCAGCCTTGGCCCTTGCTCTGGCCGCCAACCGGCTCACCGACCAGCTAGCCGAGCAGGTGGGTCCGCCGTTGCTGCAGCGGCCTGGCCTGCGCCAGCTGCTGCTGGCTGAACTCGAGGCCCTGCCATGA
- a CDS encoding redox protein: MFELIPYEKFRDTPAVRFFDITVASSNARDLVIHAGPAVSPPDEEKTGAWQFYLHPHQEDNLLALHGGRTFYLVNLGWNYPYHIVRLETGGDILRIPPGTFHRSVSDHDGSVVLNQAVREEGASVVREFRVYNSRLIPRLFATTFKTAPLPKLHGVSW, from the coding sequence ATGTTTGAGCTGATTCCCTACGAGAAGTTCCGCGATACTCCCGCTGTTCGTTTCTTTGATATCACCGTCGCCAGCTCCAATGCCCGCGATTTGGTGATCCATGCCGGTCCAGCCGTGAGCCCTCCGGATGAGGAGAAGACTGGTGCTTGGCAGTTTTATCTGCACCCCCACCAGGAAGATAATCTGTTGGCCCTGCATGGTGGCCGAACTTTTTACTTGGTCAATTTGGGCTGGAATTATCCATATCACATTGTTCGCCTAGAAACAGGTGGCGACATCCTTCGCATTCCTCCGGGAACTTTTCATCGCTCCGTTTCTGATCACGATGGCTCGGTGGTGCTTAATCAGGCTGTGCGCGAGGAGGGCGCCAGCGTTGTGCGGGAGTTTCGGGTATACAACAGCCGCCTTATTCCCCGTTTATTTGCTACAACCTTTAAAACCGCTCCCCTGCCTAAGTTGCACGGGGTTAGCTGGTAG
- a CDS encoding molybdopterin oxidoreductase family protein, protein MASDPASPAASPAALAQCPYCGVGCGLELKAPAEPGGLWTARGDRHHPSSLGQVCIKGATVGETLHHNRLTTPLWRARTDQPFEPISWQRAFTILVERIQATLATKGPQALAIYGSGQFLSEDYYAANKLLKGALGSNNFDANSRLCMSSAVAGYARSLGSDGPPCCYDDLDLADLVLLIGTNTAECHPVLFQRLLKRRRKGAGPRLVVVDPRATATSDAADLHLAIAPGTDLALLCGLGYLLLEHGGVDQAFVEARTEGFAELETLWRGWQPARVAAVCGIAEADLRQLADWWIASHAALSLWSMGVNQSREGSATVAGICNLHLASGQIGRPGAGPFSLTGQPNAMGGREVGGLAQLLPGYRAVGDPAHRAEVESHWGFAAGSISPEPGLAVWQQIEAMERGELDLWWVAATNPLVSMPSLDRVRAAVAHCPLVVLSEAYAGTETEALAHLVLPAAQWSEKAGVMVNSERRVTLCSAFRQAPGEARPDWAIFAELGRRLGFVDQFSYVSAAEVYAEFVALTAGRLCDSSGLSHRLLAEHGPQQWPFPAGTAPGGGAARLYVDLAFPTPSGKARLWADPPLGLAEPPCDSYPLVLTVGRLLGHWHTMTRTAHVARALKAHPEPLLEVHPSDATRMGLVDGARAQVRSRRGAVSVKVQITDRIRPGTVFLPMHWGASQGELACEANRLMHELGCPISKQPELKAAAVALTPA, encoded by the coding sequence GGCCGCCAGTCCAGCTGCCCTAGCCCAGTGCCCCTACTGCGGCGTGGGCTGCGGCCTGGAGCTGAAGGCTCCGGCCGAACCCGGCGGCCTCTGGACCGCCCGCGGCGACCGCCACCATCCCTCGTCGCTGGGCCAGGTGTGCATCAAGGGCGCCACGGTGGGTGAAACCCTGCACCACAACCGCCTCACCACGCCCCTTTGGCGCGCGCGAACCGACCAGCCCTTTGAGCCGATCAGCTGGCAGCGGGCTTTCACCATCCTGGTGGAGCGCATCCAGGCCACCCTGGCCACGAAGGGGCCGCAGGCGTTGGCGATCTATGGCTCCGGTCAGTTCCTCTCTGAGGACTACTACGCAGCCAACAAGCTGCTCAAGGGCGCCCTGGGCAGCAACAACTTCGACGCCAACTCGCGCCTGTGCATGAGTTCGGCGGTGGCCGGCTATGCCCGCAGCCTCGGCTCCGATGGCCCGCCCTGCTGCTACGACGACCTCGATCTGGCCGATTTGGTGCTGCTGATCGGCACCAACACGGCCGAGTGCCATCCGGTGCTTTTCCAGCGGCTGCTCAAGCGCCGGCGCAAGGGGGCCGGGCCGCGCCTGGTGGTGGTGGATCCGCGCGCCACCGCCACCAGCGACGCCGCCGATCTGCACCTGGCGATCGCCCCCGGCACCGACCTGGCCCTGCTCTGCGGCCTGGGTTATCTGTTGCTGGAGCATGGCGGTGTGGATCAGGCCTTCGTGGAGGCCCGCACCGAGGGTTTTGCCGAGCTGGAGACCCTCTGGCGGGGCTGGCAGCCGGCGCGGGTGGCGGCGGTATGCGGCATCGCCGAAGCTGACCTGCGCCAGCTGGCCGACTGGTGGATCGCCAGCCATGCGGCGCTCAGCCTCTGGTCGATGGGGGTGAACCAGAGCCGCGAGGGCAGCGCCACCGTGGCCGGGATCTGCAACCTGCACCTGGCGAGTGGCCAGATCGGCCGCCCTGGCGCCGGACCTTTCTCGCTCACCGGCCAGCCCAACGCCATGGGCGGCCGCGAGGTGGGCGGGCTGGCCCAGCTGTTGCCTGGTTACCGCGCCGTAGGTGATCCAGCGCACCGGGCCGAGGTGGAGAGCCACTGGGGCTTTGCTGCTGGCTCGATTTCGCCAGAGCCCGGTTTGGCGGTGTGGCAGCAGATCGAGGCGATGGAGCGCGGCGAGCTCGACCTCTGGTGGGTGGCCGCCACAAACCCGCTGGTGAGCATGCCCAGCCTCGATCGGGTGAGGGCGGCGGTGGCGCACTGCCCGCTGGTGGTGCTGAGCGAGGCCTATGCCGGCACGGAAACCGAGGCCCTGGCCCACCTGGTGCTGCCGGCGGCCCAGTGGAGTGAGAAGGCTGGCGTGATGGTGAACTCCGAGCGCCGCGTCACCCTCTGCTCTGCCTTCCGCCAGGCCCCCGGCGAAGCCCGGCCCGACTGGGCGATCTTTGCGGAGTTGGGCCGGCGCCTCGGTTTTGTCGATCAGTTCAGCTACGTCTCCGCCGCAGAGGTGTATGCCGAATTTGTGGCACTCACGGCCGGTCGGCTCTGCGATAGCAGCGGCCTCAGCCACAGGCTCCTGGCCGAGCACGGCCCCCAGCAGTGGCCCTTCCCCGCCGGCACCGCCCCCGGCGGCGGCGCAGCGCGCCTCTATGTCGATTTGGCCTTCCCTACCCCTTCCGGCAAGGCACGCCTCTGGGCTGATCCGCCCCTGGGCCTGGCCGAACCCCCCTGCGACTCCTATCCCCTGGTGCTCACCGTGGGTCGGCTGCTGGGCCACTGGCACACCATGACCCGCACGGCCCATGTGGCGCGGGCGCTTAAGGCCCACCCCGAACCGCTGCTGGAGGTGCATCCAAGCGATGCGACCCGGATGGGCTTGGTGGATGGGGCCCGGGCCCAGGTGCGGTCGCGCCGCGGTGCGGTGTCGGTGAAGGTGCAAATCACCGATCGCATTCGGCCCGGTACCGTGTTTTTGCCGATGCACTGGGGCGCTTCCCAAGGCGAGCTGGCCTGCGAGGCCAATCGACTGATGCATGAGCTGGGCTGCCCGATTTCGAAGCAGCCGGAGCTCAAGGCAGCGGCGGTGGCGCTGACGCCGGCCTGA
- the ntrB gene encoding nitrate ABC transporter permease: protein MTPTASPGRRSRRRRLLPALPQILPYLLCIGAFLLVWQLLSGALGAARLPGPINVLVDTWDPYISQPFFDDGGTSKGLGWQILISLQRVAVGYGLAAVVGVAVGGLLGLNRFAGKGFDPVVQVLRTVPPLAWFPISLMVFQDANTSAVFVIFITAIWPIIINTAVGIQEIPQDYTNVARVLRLSKRAYISNIVIPATVPYVFTGLRIAVGLAWLAIVAAEMLKADGGIGYFIWDAYNAGGDASSSQIILAIIYVGVVGLLLDRLVAWVGRKVSKGAA from the coding sequence GTGACCCCCACCGCTTCCCCGGGCCGGCGCTCCCGCCGGCGCCGGCTGCTGCCGGCACTGCCCCAGATCCTGCCCTACCTGCTCTGCATCGGTGCCTTTCTGCTGGTTTGGCAGTTGCTTTCGGGCGCCCTTGGCGCTGCGCGACTGCCCGGCCCGATCAACGTGCTGGTTGATACCTGGGATCCCTACATCAGCCAGCCGTTTTTCGATGACGGTGGCACCAGCAAGGGCCTGGGCTGGCAGATCCTGATCTCGTTGCAACGGGTAGCTGTGGGCTACGGCCTAGCGGCCGTAGTAGGAGTTGCGGTCGGCGGCCTGCTGGGATTAAATCGCTTCGCCGGCAAAGGGTTTGATCCGGTGGTGCAGGTGCTGCGCACCGTGCCTCCGCTGGCCTGGTTTCCGATTTCACTGATGGTGTTTCAAGACGCCAATACCTCGGCGGTATTTGTGATCTTCATCACGGCGATCTGGCCGATCATTATCAATACGGCTGTGGGTATCCAGGAGATCCCCCAGGACTACACCAACGTGGCCCGGGTGCTGCGCCTTAGCAAGCGGGCCTACATCAGCAACATCGTGATTCCAGCCACGGTGCCCTACGTGTTCACCGGCCTGCGCATCGCCGTGGGCCTGGCCTGGCTGGCAATCGTGGCCGCAGAGATGCTGAAGGCCGACGGCGGCATTGGCTACTTCATCTGGGATGCCTACAACGCCGGCGGCGATGCCAGCTCCAGCCAAATAATCTTGGCGATCATTTATGTGGGCGTGGTGGGCCTGCTGCTGGATCGCCTAGTGGCCTGGGTGGGTCGCAAGGTGAGCAAGGGAGCCGCCTAA
- a CDS encoding anthranilate phosphoribosyltransferase → MAEPRRLQRLEALGPERARFRELIAKVGSGEHTSTGLSRDEASDAMDLMLQGQASEAQLGAFLIAHRIRRPLPIELTGMLDSYRNHGPKLETPGRQAICFGVPYDGRSRTAPLLPLLALVLAGAEIPVVLHGGDPMPVKYGVTLAELFAALGIEWRGLNLAALQQRLNAHHLALTHQPDHFPAAERLLPVRDEIGKRPPVASLELLWTPHCGDHLLVSGFVHPPTEKRAWEALAAAGESEVLTVKGLEGSTDLPTSRAGITARVRQGSLERLLVHPRDHGLHGDEIAWENLETWQQQALAALGGEGPLAGPLLWNLGAYLWLADRFESLADALEQAQALLASRCGERLRQTLADPSKSGNW, encoded by the coding sequence GTGGCAGAGCCCAGACGCCTGCAGCGCCTCGAAGCCCTCGGCCCGGAGCGGGCCCGCTTTCGTGAACTAATTGCCAAGGTCGGCAGCGGCGAACACACCAGCACTGGCCTCAGCCGCGATGAGGCCAGTGACGCCATGGACCTGATGCTTCAGGGTCAGGCGAGCGAAGCCCAGCTGGGAGCATTTTTGATCGCCCACCGGATTCGCCGGCCACTGCCGATCGAATTGACCGGCATGCTCGACAGCTACCGCAACCACGGTCCAAAGCTGGAAACCCCTGGCCGCCAGGCCATTTGTTTTGGCGTGCCCTACGACGGCCGCAGCCGCACCGCCCCCCTGCTGCCCCTGCTTGCCCTAGTGCTGGCCGGCGCCGAAATACCGGTGGTGCTGCACGGCGGAGACCCGATGCCGGTGAAATACGGCGTCACCCTGGCCGAGCTGTTCGCCGCCCTCGGCATTGAGTGGCGTGGGCTCAACCTCGCCGCTCTGCAGCAACGGCTAAACGCCCACCACCTGGCCCTCACCCACCAGCCCGACCACTTCCCCGCAGCGGAAAGGTTGCTGCCGGTACGCGATGAAATTGGCAAGCGCCCCCCCGTGGCCAGCCTGGAACTGCTTTGGACACCCCACTGCGGCGACCACCTACTGGTGAGTGGCTTTGTCCATCCCCCCACCGAAAAGCGGGCCTGGGAGGCCTTGGCCGCCGCTGGTGAAAGCGAAGTGCTCACGGTGAAGGGCCTGGAGGGGTCAACAGACCTGCCCACCAGCCGGGCCGGCATCACCGCCCGGGTCCGCCAGGGCTCCCTGGAGCGGCTGCTCGTGCACCCCCGGGACCACGGCCTCCACGGCGATGAAATCGCCTGGGAAAACCTAGAAACCTGGCAGCAGCAAGCACTGGCCGCCCTCGGTGGTGAAGGCCCCCTGGCTGGGCCGCTGCTCTGGAATCTGGGGGCCTACCTCTGGCTAGCCGATCGCTTCGAAAGCCTTGCAGATGCCCTCGAGCAAGCGCAGGCTCTGCTGGCCTCGAGATGCGGCGAGCGACTGCGGCAAACCCTTGCCGATCCCAGCAAAAGCGGCAATTGGTAG